One window from the genome of Coleofasciculus sp. FACHB-T130 encodes:
- a CDS encoding NnrU family protein, with protein MNFFRVLTPSHYIMLGLLFGFAIAHSGLAALRPWGEKKIGPRLYRILFALVSLPLAVVLIVYFINHRYDGLQLWQVQGVPGVQSVVWVLSAISFLFLYPATFNLLEIAAIEKPQVHLYETGIIRITRHPQMVGQVIWCIAHTLWVGTTFTLLTSVGLVLHHLFAVWHGDRRLLARYGEAFEAVKARTSVVPFQALLEGHQTLKWQEFLRPAYLGVTAFILLLWWAHPWLIQATGVVRW; from the coding sequence ATGAATTTCTTTCGCGTTTTGACTCCTAGCCACTACATAATGCTGGGACTGCTTTTTGGGTTTGCGATCGCTCACAGTGGTCTCGCTGCACTGCGTCCTTGGGGCGAAAAAAAAATCGGCCCCCGCCTCTACCGCATCTTATTTGCCCTCGTCAGTCTTCCTCTAGCAGTGGTGTTGATCGTTTATTTCATTAATCATCGTTATGATGGGCTGCAACTGTGGCAAGTTCAGGGCGTCCCCGGCGTTCAGTCGGTGGTGTGGGTGCTTTCGGCTATCTCATTTCTGTTTCTTTATCCAGCAACTTTCAACTTGCTAGAAATTGCTGCTATCGAAAAGCCTCAAGTGCATCTTTACGAAACCGGCATTATCCGCATCACCAGGCATCCCCAAATGGTTGGACAGGTGATTTGGTGTATTGCTCATACGCTTTGGGTCGGCACAACTTTTACCCTCTTAACTTCAGTAGGGCTAGTGCTGCATCATTTATTCGCAGTTTGGCATGGCGATCGCCGTCTCTTGGCTCGCTATGGGGAAGCTTTCGAGGCTGTGAAAGCTCGCACCTCTGTTGTCCCCTTCCAGGCGCTCCTGGAAGGGCATCAAACCCTGAAATGGCAAGAGTTTCTCCGCCCTGCGTATCTGGGGGTCACTGCTTTCATTCTGCTGTTGTGGTGGGCGCATCCCTGGTTGATCCAGGCGACAGGTGTTGTCAGATGGTAG
- a CDS encoding NAD(P)H-quinone oxidoreductase subunit 5 — protein MELLYQYAWIIPVLPLAGAMLVGLGLISINRFTNSLRQFNAVVIVSLLGAAMSFSLALLWSQIQGHATYTRSLEWAAAGNFHLNMGYTIDHLTALMLVIVTTVAFLVMIYTDGYMAHDPGYVRFYAYLSLFSSSMLGLVVSPNLVQVYIFWELVGMCSYLLIGFWYDRKAAADACQKAFVVNRVGDFGLLLGMLGLYWATGSFEFDVIGDRLQAFVASGYLSTGLAALFAILVFMGPVAKSAQFPLHVWLPDAMEGPTPISALIHAATMVAAGVFLIARMYPVFEGIPVAMNVIAWTGAFTAFLGATIAITQNDIKKGLAYSTMSQLGYMVMAMGVGAYTAGLFHLMTHAYFKAMLFLGSGSVIHGMESVVGHDPALAQDMRMMGGLRKYMPITSLTFLVGTLAISGIPPFAGFWSKDEILGSAFGANPALWFVGWLTAGMTAFYMFRMYFRTFEGKFRGHESGIKQELLGATKSPQVEFAFGPGAMDTRELSSKAHDSHDDHGHSEYPHESPLTMTLPLIVLAVPSMLIGLVGTPFHNYFEEFIHAPGEPLTEVLEKATEFDLTEFLIMGGNSVGIALIGITLASLMYLRGKIDPAAIAAKIPFFYKLSLNKWYFDEIYDTLFVQGCRRLARQVMEVDFRVVDGAVNFTGLATLLSGESLKYFETGRVQFYALIVFGAVLVGVIVFGVT, from the coding sequence ATGGAACTGCTCTATCAGTATGCCTGGATCATCCCAGTCCTGCCGCTAGCTGGGGCGATGCTGGTTGGTCTGGGACTAATCTCGATTAATCGATTTACCAACAGTCTGCGGCAGTTCAACGCCGTGGTTATAGTCTCCCTGCTAGGGGCGGCGATGAGTTTCTCCTTGGCGTTGCTCTGGAGTCAAATTCAAGGTCATGCTACCTATACTCGTAGCCTGGAGTGGGCAGCAGCGGGAAATTTTCACCTGAATATGGGCTACACGATTGACCACTTGACGGCCCTGATGCTGGTCATCGTGACGACAGTTGCCTTCCTGGTGATGATTTACACCGATGGCTACATGGCTCACGATCCGGGGTATGTGCGCTTCTATGCCTATCTGAGCCTGTTTAGTTCCTCCATGTTGGGTTTGGTGGTCAGCCCCAACTTGGTACAGGTTTATATTTTCTGGGAACTGGTCGGTATGTGTTCTTACCTACTGATCGGATTCTGGTATGACCGCAAGGCAGCAGCCGATGCTTGCCAAAAGGCTTTTGTCGTCAACCGCGTCGGCGACTTCGGGCTGTTGTTAGGGATGCTGGGGCTGTACTGGGCGACGGGCAGCTTTGAATTTGACGTAATCGGCGATCGCCTGCAAGCATTTGTCGCATCAGGCTACCTAAGTACCGGCCTTGCGGCTCTGTTCGCAATCTTAGTGTTTATGGGACCAGTGGCGAAATCTGCTCAGTTCCCGTTGCACGTCTGGCTACCAGACGCGATGGAAGGCCCTACCCCCATCAGCGCCCTGATTCACGCGGCAACGATGGTGGCTGCGGGCGTCTTCCTAATTGCGCGGATGTATCCCGTGTTTGAAGGCATCCCAGTCGCAATGAACGTGATTGCCTGGACGGGTGCCTTTACTGCATTTTTGGGGGCAACTATTGCCATTACCCAAAACGACATCAAGAAGGGTCTCGCTTATTCCACCATGTCCCAACTGGGCTACATGGTAATGGCAATGGGCGTCGGTGCCTATACTGCCGGTCTATTTCACCTAATGACACACGCCTACTTCAAGGCGATGCTGTTTTTGGGTTCGGGTTCTGTGATTCACGGCATGGAATCAGTTGTGGGTCACGATCCCGCCTTGGCTCAGGATATGCGGATGATGGGCGGACTGCGGAAGTATATGCCGATTACCTCCCTCACCTTTTTGGTTGGAACGCTCGCGATCAGCGGGATTCCACCTTTCGCTGGGTTCTGGTCGAAAGACGAAATTCTAGGCAGCGCTTTTGGGGCAAATCCGGCGCTGTGGTTCGTCGGTTGGCTGACGGCGGGAATGACTGCTTTCTATATGTTCCGGATGTATTTCCGGACGTTTGAGGGCAAATTCCGAGGGCATGAATCAGGCATCAAGCAGGAACTACTAGGGGCGACTAAATCTCCCCAGGTTGAATTTGCTTTTGGCCCTGGGGCGATGGATACCAGAGAGTTATCCTCCAAAGCCCATGACAGCCATGATGACCACGGTCATAGCGAGTATCCGCACGAGTCGCCGCTGACGATGACGCTGCCCCTGATTGTTCTGGCGGTGCCGTCGATGCTGATTGGTTTGGTTGGGACGCCTTTCCACAATTATTTTGAGGAATTCATTCACGCCCCCGGCGAACCGCTGACTGAGGTGCTGGAAAAAGCCACTGAGTTTGATTTGACAGAATTTCTGATCATGGGGGGTAATTCGGTCGGAATTGCCTTGATTGGAATTACGCTGGCTTCTCTGATGTACTTGAGAGGCAAGATCGATCCCGCTGCGATCGCTGCTAAAATCCCCTTCTTTTACAAGCTGTCGCTCAACAAGTGGTATTTCGACGAAATCTATGACACCCTCTTCGTTCAAGGGTGCCGTCGCTTAGCGCGACAAGTCATGGAAGTGGATTTCCGCGTGGTTGATGGCGCAGTCAACTTCACCGGCTTAGCGACGCTGTTGAGTGGTGAAAGTCTGAAATACTTTGAAACTGGTCGCGTCCAATTCTATGCCCTGATTGTGTTTGGGGCGGTGCTAGTGGGCGTGATTGTCTTTGGTGTGACTTAA
- a CDS encoding serine/threonine-protein kinase: MEIYCTRPGCPRPLNFFADLDDNNLVKTVQQKYCTACGMQLILDGRYLSAKLLGRGGFGAAFLARDRRTPGMRRCVVKQFQPVGDLTPDQLQIAQNLFAREGEVLEELGSHPQIPDLFAFFDITVPSIQPGKQDKFFYLVQEFIDGHNLEEELAQKGQFSPDEVLFVLREILPVLKFVHDSSSIHRDIKLSNIMRHRNGRLYLLDFGAVKQVTKATPGGSSTGIYSMGFAPPEQMAGGQVYPSTDLYALAVTCIILLTGKQPTELFDVYTNQWNWRPHVAAIATAAVAREWNRFAAILDQMLLSAPNQRFQSADEVLHALTSSPPPPPPAPPTQMPTRVTAPAAPLTPPTPAPTPQPPAPISQPASRPRFSLLEVLGGAAFTGFEGGLLFIALGSLLPSPGLSVGLLGMMIGGLLFAQYRRFIEKLDLFIIAGITLAIMLFFPVLRDGFPLEIVVFVAMLAGAGAIAVTALFRLIYKLLANFL, from the coding sequence ATGGAAATTTACTGTACCCGTCCCGGCTGCCCTCGTCCCCTGAATTTTTTTGCCGATCTTGATGACAACAACCTTGTCAAAACGGTGCAGCAGAAGTATTGCACCGCCTGTGGAATGCAGCTGATTTTAGATGGTCGGTATCTATCGGCAAAGCTGTTAGGACGAGGGGGATTTGGTGCAGCGTTTTTGGCACGCGATCGCCGCACGCCTGGAATGCGCCGATGCGTCGTCAAACAGTTTCAGCCAGTGGGAGATTTAACGCCGGATCAGCTACAAATTGCCCAAAATCTATTTGCACGGGAAGGAGAAGTTTTAGAAGAACTCGGCAGCCATCCTCAAATTCCCGACTTGTTTGCTTTCTTTGATATCACAGTCCCCAGCATTCAACCGGGAAAACAGGACAAGTTTTTCTATCTGGTGCAGGAATTCATCGATGGGCATAATTTGGAAGAGGAACTGGCGCAGAAGGGGCAGTTCTCCCCAGACGAGGTGTTATTCGTGCTGCGAGAAATCCTGCCGGTGCTAAAGTTTGTTCACGATAGCAGCTCCATCCATCGAGATATCAAGCTTTCCAACATTATGCGCCATCGCAACGGTCGGCTTTATCTCTTAGATTTTGGTGCTGTTAAGCAGGTGACGAAGGCAACGCCTGGTGGATCGTCAACCGGAATTTATTCAATGGGATTTGCACCACCAGAGCAAATGGCTGGGGGTCAAGTGTATCCTTCAACAGATTTGTATGCCTTGGCGGTGACTTGCATTATCCTACTCACGGGCAAGCAGCCAACCGAGTTATTTGATGTCTATACAAATCAGTGGAATTGGAGACCTCATGTAGCTGCGATCGCTACCGCAGCGGTAGCTAGGGAGTGGAATCGCTTCGCCGCTATTTTAGACCAGATGCTTTTGAGTGCGCCGAATCAACGGTTTCAGTCTGCTGATGAAGTGCTGCACGCTCTGACTTCATCACCGCCACCACCACCTCCGGCACCACCTACTCAGATGCCCACCCGCGTCACTGCCCCCGCTGCCCCCCTCACGCCTCCTACTCCAGCCCCGACTCCTCAGCCACCCGCCCCCATTTCTCAACCCGCCTCTCGACCGAGATTTTCTCTACTGGAGGTTTTAGGTGGGGCAGCTTTTACAGGGTTTGAAGGCGGATTGTTATTTATTGCTTTGGGTAGTTTGCTGCCATCCCCAGGGCTGAGCGTTGGATTGTTGGGGATGATGATTGGGGGTCTATTGTTTGCTCAATACCGACGCTTCATTGAAAAATTGGATTTATTCATTATTGCAGGAATAACCCTGGCGATTATGCTGTTTTTTCCCGTTTTACGAGACGGGTTTCCCCTGGAGATAGTCGTTTTTGTGGCTATGTTGGCTGGAGCAGGCGCGATCGCAGTGACTGCTCTATTTCGCCTAATTTATAAATTACTTGCTAATTTTCTCTAA
- a CDS encoding NAD(P)H-quinone oxidoreductase subunit 4, whose amino-acid sequence MNTANFPWLTFIILFPIAASLLIPLIPDKEGKTVRWYALIIGLIDFVVIVYAFYTQYDFSNPGLQLVESYSWVPQIDLRWSVGVDGLSMPLVLLTGFITTLATLAAWPVTFKPKLFYFLLLAMYGGQIAVFAVQDMLLFFLVWELELIPVYLLLAIWGGKKRLYAATKFILYTAGGSLFILVAALAMAFYGDTVTFDMRAIAAKDYPLTFQLWIYAGFLIAYGVKLPIIPLHTWLPDAHGEATAPVHMLLAGILLKMGGYALIRMNAQMLPDAHAVFAPVLVILGVTNIIYAALTSFAQRNLKRKIAYSSISHMGFVLIGIATFTDLGLSGAVLQMVSHGLIGASLFFLVGATYDRTHTLMLDEMGGVGLRMKKMFAMWTTCALASLALPGMSGFVAEIMVFVGFATSDAYNPTFKVVVVFLAAVGVILTPIYLLSMLREICYGPENKELVEHEALIDAEPREVFIIACLLVPIIGIGLYPKILTQIYDATTLQLTERLRGSVPTLASGRQVPTQAQADIPLLSLRAPEIGNR is encoded by the coding sequence ATGAATACAGCTAATTTTCCTTGGCTGACTTTTATCATCCTGTTCCCCATCGCGGCATCTCTGTTGATTCCGTTAATACCAGATAAAGAGGGTAAGACGGTACGCTGGTACGCCCTAATTATTGGGCTGATTGATTTCGTAGTGATAGTTTATGCCTTCTATACTCAGTACGACTTTTCCAATCCCGGTCTGCAATTGGTGGAAAGTTACTCCTGGGTACCCCAAATCGACTTAAGGTGGTCGGTGGGCGTAGATGGCTTATCAATGCCGCTAGTCTTGCTCACCGGCTTTATCACCACCCTGGCGACTTTGGCAGCGTGGCCCGTGACGTTTAAGCCGAAGCTGTTTTACTTTTTGCTCCTGGCGATGTACGGCGGTCAGATTGCAGTGTTTGCGGTCCAGGATATGCTGTTGTTTTTCCTGGTGTGGGAACTGGAACTGATTCCGGTGTACCTGCTGCTGGCAATTTGGGGCGGTAAGAAGCGTTTGTACGCGGCTACCAAGTTCATTCTTTATACGGCTGGCGGGTCGCTGTTCATTTTAGTAGCCGCCTTGGCGATGGCGTTCTACGGCGATACCGTGACGTTTGATATGAGGGCGATCGCTGCCAAGGATTACCCCCTAACTTTCCAACTCTGGATCTATGCAGGGTTTCTGATTGCCTACGGCGTCAAGTTGCCGATTATTCCCCTGCATACTTGGCTACCAGATGCTCACGGCGAAGCGACTGCGCCAGTGCATATGTTGCTAGCAGGAATTCTTCTGAAGATGGGCGGTTATGCGCTGATTCGGATGAATGCCCAGATGCTACCCGATGCTCATGCCGTGTTCGCGCCCGTTTTGGTAATTTTGGGCGTTACCAACATCATCTACGCCGCCCTAACCTCGTTTGCCCAGCGTAATCTGAAACGGAAAATCGCTTATTCCTCGATTTCCCACATGGGATTTGTGCTGATTGGGATTGCCACATTTACTGACTTGGGTTTGAGCGGTGCGGTACTGCAAATGGTTTCCCACGGTTTGATTGGGGCAAGCTTGTTCTTCCTTGTGGGAGCCACTTATGACCGCACCCACACCCTTATGCTGGATGAAATGGGCGGCGTCGGGCTGAGGATGAAAAAGATGTTTGCCATGTGGACGACTTGTGCCCTCGCGTCATTAGCATTGCCAGGGATGAGCGGATTTGTGGCAGAGATAATGGTGTTTGTCGGCTTTGCGACCAGCGATGCTTATAACCCCACTTTCAAGGTCGTGGTGGTCTTTCTAGCCGCCGTTGGCGTGATTCTGACCCCCATCTACCTACTCTCGATGCTGCGAGAAATTTGCTACGGGCCGGAGAATAAGGAATTAGTGGAACACGAAGCCTTGATCGATGCGGAACCACGAGAGGTGTTCATCATCGCCTGTCTGTTGGTGCCGATTATTGGCATTGGCTTGTACCCCAAAATCCTGACTCAAATTTACGACGCAACCACTTTGCAGCTGACGGAGCGACTGCGAGGTTCAGTTCCGACGCTGGCGAGTGGGCGACAGGTTCCGACCCAAGCACAGGCGGATATTCCCCTGTTGTCGTTGCGGGCACCAGAAATCGGCAATCGCTAG
- a CDS encoding thioredoxin domain-containing protein has protein sequence MVLSVNERTFTQEVLESSTPVLVHFWAPWCGLCRLINPLLTRVQSEWGEQVKLVGINADQNLKLANTYRLQTLPTIVLIENGKVVHRIDSFQGRDDLRMALEKIMVSYLPNSA, from the coding sequence ATGGTGCTTTCTGTTAACGAACGGACGTTTACACAAGAAGTTTTAGAATCTTCCACCCCAGTCCTAGTTCATTTTTGGGCACCCTGGTGTGGATTATGTCGGCTAATTAACCCCCTCCTGACTAGAGTTCAATCTGAATGGGGCGAACAAGTCAAATTAGTTGGAATTAATGCCGATCAAAATTTAAAACTGGCGAATACTTATCGCCTCCAGACTCTACCCACGATCGTTCTGATTGAAAACGGCAAGGTAGTTCACCGCATTGATAGCTTTCAAGGGCGGGATGATTTACGCATGGCATTAGAAAAAATTATGGTAAGTTATTTGCCAAATTCTGCCTGA
- a CDS encoding ATP-binding protein — MNASDNLELFGLFLQHTPTAVAMCDRQMRYLLASRQWLIDYGLDEQNLIGRSHYEVFPHLPDQWRHKAELVLTGASVEEYQESSFVCPDGSSVPIKWSLHPWKHPSGERGGLILSAEMIQSEDFFHSIYEGVENAIFVLDVDAQGVFRYLSWNRPIAMVTGISSAQAMGKTPHELFGLELGNSLHDRYTKCLVAGECTFYEDCIPLQGVDTYWLTTLTPLRDAAGRIYRIIGTGSNISALKQVEEALRQSEARFRELAQREELLNRLASQIRSSLDLNTILETAVQEIRRLLQIEQCLFMWYRPNGESASWEILHEAKVDNLPSFLGCYPEEPTSFQVRQLLNREIIHLDNIEALTDPNSRQFFQSLGYVSILNFPIMTRTGELGVVACGQFSSPRTWHDDEVELLSAVCDQVAIAINQAELYTQTREAAAIAQAHATRLETTLQELQRTQSQLVQSEKMSSLGQLVAGVAHEINNSVNFIYGNLAPASEYTRDILGLLQLYQQQYPHPTPEIQDEIAAIDLDFLIKDLPKLLSSMNVGAERICEIVRSLRNFSRLDEAEMKLVDIHEGIESTLLILQNRFKSKPDHPPIQLIKEYGNLPKVECYPGQLNQVFMNLLTNAIDALDESNKKRSLEQIKADASIIRIRTDVLTNNRVVIKISDNGPGMAEEVRKRLFDPFFTTKPVGIGTGLGLSISYQIVVEKHGGQLKCISAPGQGAQFLIEIPLHPPSHI; from the coding sequence ATGAACGCCTCAGACAATTTAGAGCTGTTTGGGCTATTTTTGCAACATACACCCACTGCCGTAGCGATGTGCGATCGCCAGATGCGTTACTTGCTCGCTTCTCGTCAGTGGCTAATCGATTACGGGCTGGATGAGCAAAATCTGATTGGGCGATCGCATTACGAAGTTTTTCCTCACCTTCCCGACCAATGGCGGCACAAGGCTGAGCTAGTTTTAACTGGGGCGAGTGTAGAAGAGTACCAGGAAAGTAGCTTTGTTTGCCCTGACGGTTCCTCGGTGCCGATAAAGTGGAGCCTGCATCCTTGGAAGCACCCTAGCGGGGAAAGGGGTGGATTGATCCTGTCGGCAGAGATGATCCAAAGTGAGGACTTTTTCCATTCCATCTACGAGGGCGTGGAAAACGCCATCTTTGTTTTAGATGTGGACGCCCAAGGGGTTTTTCGCTACCTTAGCTGGAATCGACCGATAGCGATGGTTACTGGCATCAGTAGTGCCCAAGCGATGGGCAAAACTCCCCATGAACTATTTGGTTTAGAGTTAGGTAATTCTTTGCATGATAGATATACAAAATGTCTCGTCGCAGGGGAATGTACTTTTTACGAGGATTGCATTCCCTTGCAGGGTGTAGACACTTATTGGCTAACGACTTTAACTCCACTGCGGGATGCTGCGGGTCGCATCTATCGAATTATCGGCACCGGAAGTAATATCAGCGCTCTCAAGCAGGTGGAAGAAGCGTTGCGGCAATCAGAAGCTCGGTTCCGAGAACTCGCGCAGCGAGAAGAACTACTCAATCGTCTTGCTAGTCAAATTCGCAGTTCGCTGGATCTCAATACCATCTTGGAAACAGCCGTGCAGGAAATCCGCAGGCTGCTGCAAATTGAGCAGTGCCTTTTCATGTGGTATCGTCCCAATGGTGAGTCGGCAAGTTGGGAGATATTGCATGAAGCGAAGGTAGACAATTTGCCTAGCTTTCTGGGTTGCTATCCAGAGGAACCGACCAGTTTTCAAGTAAGACAACTCTTAAACCGAGAAATCATCCATTTGGATAATATTGAAGCGTTAACCGACCCCAATTCACGGCAGTTCTTCCAATCGCTGGGGTACGTTTCTATACTAAATTTTCCGATAATGACTCGCACGGGCGAACTTGGTGTAGTTGCCTGCGGTCAATTTAGCAGTCCTCGAACTTGGCATGACGATGAAGTGGAACTGCTTTCGGCGGTTTGCGACCAAGTCGCGATCGCGATTAACCAAGCAGAACTTTATACTCAAACTCGTGAAGCCGCAGCGATCGCTCAAGCACACGCCACCCGGCTCGAAACCACGCTTCAGGAACTCCAACGTACTCAGTCTCAACTGGTTCAAAGTGAAAAAATGTCCAGTTTGGGTCAGCTAGTGGCTGGAGTCGCGCATGAAATCAATAATTCCGTTAACTTCATCTACGGGAATTTAGCCCCGGCGAGCGAATACACGCGAGACATTCTTGGGTTACTGCAACTATATCAACAGCAATATCCCCATCCAACGCCAGAAATTCAAGACGAAATTGCCGCGATTGACCTAGATTTTCTCATCAAGGACTTGCCTAAATTACTCTCTTCAATGAATGTGGGGGCAGAGCGCATTTGTGAGATTGTGCGTAGCTTACGCAATTTCTCCCGCCTTGACGAAGCCGAGATGAAACTGGTAGATATTCATGAAGGCATCGAAAGTACGCTCCTAATTCTGCAAAACCGCTTCAAATCCAAACCAGATCATCCCCCTATCCAGCTAATCAAAGAATATGGCAACCTACCTAAAGTAGAGTGCTATCCAGGGCAGCTTAACCAAGTATTTATGAATCTTCTCACCAATGCAATTGATGCTTTGGATGAGTCTAACAAAAAGCGATCGCTTGAACAAATCAAAGCCGACGCCAGTATCATTCGGATTCGTACCGACGTGTTGACAAATAACCGAGTCGTAATCAAGATTTCCGACAATGGGCCAGGAATGGCAGAGGAAGTCAGAAAGCGACTTTTCGATCCTTTCTTCACAACTAAGCCTGTCGGTATTGGCACAGGGCTTGGGTTGTCGATTAGCTATCAAATTGTGGTCGAAAAACACGGCGGTCAACTCAAATGTATTTCAGCGCCCGGTCAGGGGGCGCAATTTCTGATAGAAATTCCCCTGCATCCGCCATCACACATTTGA
- the acsF gene encoding magnesium-protoporphyrin IX monomethyl ester (oxidative) cyclase → MVDSLKKPSFEELRPGVKIPAKETLLTPRFYTTDFDEMAKMDLSPNEDELKALMEEFRADYNRHHFVRDAEFDQSWDHIDGETRQLFIEFLERSCTAEFSGFLLYKELGRRLKDKNPLLAEGFNLMSRDEARHAGFLNKAMSDFNMSLDLGFLTKNHKYTFFKPKFIFYATYLSEKIGYWRYITIYRHLEAHPENRVYPIFRFFENWCQDENRHGDFFDAVMRAQPQFLNDWKAKLWCRFFLLSVFATMYLNDIQRSKFYATLGLDAREYDIHVIQKTNETAGRVFPVILDVEKPEFYERLEVCIKNNEKLGAIATSNTPKFLQLFQKLPLYASNAWQLLRLYLIKPIDMTAVQGKAR, encoded by the coding sequence ATGGTGGATTCCCTCAAAAAACCCAGCTTTGAAGAATTAAGACCTGGGGTGAAAATACCTGCGAAAGAAACCCTACTGACGCCCCGGTTCTACACCACCGACTTTGATGAAATGGCGAAGATGGATCTGTCGCCAAATGAAGATGAACTCAAGGCGCTGATGGAAGAATTCCGCGCTGACTACAACCGTCACCACTTCGTGCGGGATGCCGAGTTTGACCAATCCTGGGATCATATTGATGGGGAAACGCGCCAGTTATTCATTGAATTTCTAGAGCGTTCCTGTACAGCAGAATTCTCCGGATTCCTACTCTACAAAGAACTCGGACGCCGATTGAAGGACAAAAACCCGCTTCTGGCAGAAGGCTTTAACTTGATGTCGCGGGATGAAGCTCGTCATGCTGGCTTCCTGAATAAGGCAATGTCAGACTTCAATATGTCACTAGATTTAGGGTTTTTGACCAAGAATCACAAATACACCTTCTTTAAGCCGAAATTCATCTTCTACGCGACCTATCTGTCCGAGAAGATTGGTTACTGGCGGTATATCACCATTTACCGGCACCTAGAAGCACATCCCGAAAACCGAGTTTATCCAATCTTCCGCTTCTTTGAAAACTGGTGCCAGGATGAAAACAGGCACGGCGACTTCTTCGACGCCGTAATGAGAGCGCAGCCCCAATTCTTGAACGATTGGAAGGCAAAGCTGTGGTGTCGCTTCTTCCTGCTGTCGGTGTTTGCGACGATGTATCTCAACGACATCCAGCGTTCCAAATTCTATGCCACACTTGGTCTGGACGCACGGGAATATGACATTCACGTGATTCAGAAGACCAACGAAACCGCAGGACGGGTGTTCCCAGTGATTCTGGATGTAGAGAAGCCAGAATTCTACGAGCGCCTAGAAGTGTGCATCAAAAATAATGAGAAGCTGGGTGCGATCGCAACCTCCAACACCCCCAAATTCCTGCAATTGTTCCAGAAGCTACCCCTTTATGCTTCTAATGCTTGGCAGCTGCTGCGCTTGTACCTAATCAAGCCGATTGACATGACAGCCGTGCAAGGTAAAGCCCGCTAA
- a CDS encoding LysR family transcriptional regulator: MSDLPFTLDQLRILKAIAAEGSFKRAADSLYVSQPAVSLQVQNLERQLDVPLFDRGGRRAQLTEAGHLLLSYGEKILTLCQETCRAIEDLQNLQGGTLIIGASQTTGTYLLPRMIGMFRQQYPDVAVQLHVHSTRRTAWSVANGQVDLAIIGGEVPSELQEALKIIPYAEDELALILPALHPLAKIGTIQKDDLYKLQFIALDSQSTIRKVIDQVLTRCGIDTRRLKIEMELNSIEAIKNAVQAGLGASFVSLSAIEKELQMGILHYAKIEEVVVKRMLWVIVNPNRYRSKAAEAFSQEILPAFASPGWGREMEASTPIEADGFKAAAPNSAGS, translated from the coding sequence ATGTCTGACCTTCCTTTCACTTTAGACCAACTCCGCATTCTTAAAGCGATCGCCGCCGAGGGAAGCTTCAAGCGTGCCGCCGATAGCCTGTACGTCTCGCAACCCGCTGTCAGCCTCCAAGTCCAAAACTTAGAGCGGCAGTTGGATGTGCCGTTGTTTGACCGGGGAGGACGCAGGGCACAACTGACGGAAGCAGGGCACCTACTTCTCAGCTACGGCGAAAAAATCTTGACGCTTTGTCAAGAAACCTGCCGCGCCATTGAAGACTTGCAAAATCTCCAGGGTGGCACCCTGATTATAGGAGCTTCGCAGACGACAGGAACTTACTTACTGCCCCGAATGATTGGGATGTTCCGCCAGCAGTATCCAGATGTAGCAGTACAATTACACGTTCACTCGACGCGCCGCACGGCGTGGAGTGTCGCCAACGGGCAAGTTGACCTGGCAATCATTGGGGGAGAGGTTCCGTCCGAACTACAAGAAGCACTAAAAATTATTCCTTATGCTGAAGATGAACTAGCGCTGATCTTGCCAGCCTTACATCCCCTCGCCAAAATTGGGACTATCCAAAAAGACGATCTTTACAAATTGCAGTTCATTGCCTTAGACTCCCAATCCACCATCCGCAAGGTGATTGACCAAGTACTGACTCGCTGTGGTATCGATACCCGACGCCTCAAAATAGAGATGGAACTTAACTCGATTGAGGCAATTAAAAATGCCGTGCAGGCAGGACTTGGGGCGTCGTTTGTCTCCCTATCGGCGATCGAAAAAGAGTTGCAAATGGGCATCCTCCACTACGCAAAAATTGAAGAGGTAGTGGTCAAGCGAATGCTATGGGTGATTGTGAACCCCAATCGCTACCGCTCCAAAGCAGCAGAAGCGTTTAGCCAAGAAATTTTACCTGCCTTTGCCTCCCCCGGATGGGGAAGAGAAATGGAAGCATCCACTCCAATCGAAGCCGATGGGTTCAAGGCAGCTGCTCCTAACTCCGCAGGCAGTTAA